One genomic region from Jilunia laotingensis encodes:
- a CDS encoding glycosyltransferase family 4 protein, with product MKIVYVARKFLEGFAYQDNELADMHARLGHEVTVITSQSDDSSLYFDMSLIKKSKAVSSKKKSADFRIIRLPLKHKVNFRFWEFKNLISTLEEIEPDLIFFHGSPMFCLLDLAKYKKKHPGITLVMDCHNDYNNAGHGIVSRVLMHKIIYRSIIYKTRNEVDLYYYLAPNIRIFMKDMYRIPDRKLKFLPRGGILENMDFANEVKIRREIREQLHIGTDDVVVISGGKLDSKKMSHHLCEAINDLNKPNVHLILFGTVDKNYEEQLQKAVNGNPKIHLIGWIASENVYNYFFASDIACFPGGHSVMWEQAICCGLPLIVKDWYKGMYYLNVKRNVLLLEDSDVRYIKPALSSLIDHPELRVEMSLNARNEGQKFFSYRRIAESILADTRLKIKNQ from the coding sequence ATGAAAATTGTGTACGTAGCGCGTAAGTTTCTGGAGGGATTTGCCTATCAGGATAATGAGTTGGCGGATATGCATGCCAGGTTGGGGCATGAGGTTACGGTCATAACGAGCCAAAGTGACGATTCTTCGCTTTATTTTGATATGTCTTTGATAAAGAAGAGTAAAGCCGTGTCTAGCAAAAAAAAATCGGCAGACTTTCGGATTATTCGTTTACCGCTTAAACATAAAGTGAATTTTCGATTTTGGGAGTTTAAAAATTTGATAAGTACACTTGAAGAAATTGAGCCAGACTTGATTTTTTTTCATGGTTCTCCGATGTTTTGCCTGTTGGATCTTGCAAAGTATAAAAAGAAACACCCCGGCATCACATTGGTGATGGATTGTCATAATGATTATAATAATGCCGGTCATGGTATTGTTTCAAGGGTGTTGATGCATAAAATAATCTACCGGTCTATTATTTATAAAACGAGAAATGAAGTAGACCTGTATTATTATTTGGCTCCGAATATTCGGATTTTCATGAAAGATATGTATCGTATTCCCGATAGAAAGTTAAAATTTTTGCCTCGGGGAGGAATATTGGAAAATATGGATTTTGCCAATGAGGTAAAGATACGACGAGAAATAAGGGAGCAACTTCATATAGGAACTGATGACGTGGTTGTGATCAGTGGCGGAAAGCTGGATTCAAAGAAAATGAGTCATCATTTATGTGAAGCTATTAATGATTTAAATAAACCGAATGTGCATCTGATCCTTTTTGGTACAGTCGACAAGAATTACGAAGAACAATTGCAAAAGGCTGTAAATGGAAATCCTAAAATTCATCTTATAGGCTGGATTGCTTCGGAGAATGTATATAACTACTTTTTTGCTTCGGATATAGCTTGTTTTCCCGGAGGGCATTCTGTTATGTGGGAACAGGCAATTTGTTGTGGGTTGCCTTTGATCGTTAAAGACTGGTATAAGGGGATGTATTATTTAAATGTAAAGAGAAATGTTCTGTTGCTTGAAGATAGTGATGTGCGGTATATTAAACCGGCACTCAGTAGTTTGATTGATCATCCTGAACTAAGGGTGGAAATGAGTCTGAATGCGCGGAATGAAGGACAAAAGTTTTTCTCCTATCGTCGTATAGCGGAGAGCATCCTTGCAGATACTCGTCTTAAAATTAAGAATCAATGA
- a CDS encoding FAD-dependent oxidoreductase: MRKVKAYKVCILGAGTAGMGAAYALANQENVNVILVEPYLTLGGTAVNAWVQTWAEGINPPYLEKLLMEYGYKPEVIRKSILPACFGGGGNLLLNHEKLAEQYRKDMDAAQNVTVLTGHWFGDIKSVTCEGGKQKIHVITVKDKDGNCMDIEADFFIDSSGDGVLCRAAGVDYYIGEDPYSRFNEDLMPKNDQYDETSLNEPSLFYRVLPPEKSQSDNEFLGSIETVYEKDGKVVKPDYIDSDGYANQRFCNPMTGLGMTGYECLGKPEWAYKTAVNRFLEHWKFVKTTLQQRYNDGMSGSYRGYPVNQRLWNYTGEFAPMLGMRESYRIKCEYMLRQNDLTELIDPDNLKDYIACGSHTIDFHITQNIDRRKVTLFNKSIKPSGIPYRCMIPLGVKNVLIACRAYGASHIALAARRLNKDMAQLGWAAGFAVRECMEGNLDDVRLVDVTQIQKKSGFKENVQRLMDKYK; this comes from the coding sequence ATGCGGAAAGTAAAAGCGTATAAGGTCTGTATCCTAGGAGCCGGTACAGCAGGAATGGGAGCTGCCTATGCATTGGCTAATCAGGAAAATGTGAATGTTATTTTGGTAGAGCCCTATTTGACATTAGGAGGAACGGCTGTCAATGCCTGGGTGCAAACATGGGCGGAGGGTATCAATCCTCCCTATCTGGAAAAGCTACTGATGGAATATGGGTATAAACCGGAAGTAATACGCAAAAGCATACTGCCTGCCTGTTTTGGAGGAGGAGGGAATTTATTGTTGAACCATGAAAAGTTGGCTGAACAATATAGGAAAGATATGGATGCAGCACAGAATGTCACAGTGCTGACAGGGCATTGGTTCGGAGATATAAAAAGTGTTACTTGTGAGGGTGGAAAACAGAAGATTCATGTAATCACCGTAAAAGATAAAGATGGGAATTGTATGGATATTGAAGCCGATTTCTTTATCGATTCATCAGGTGATGGAGTACTCTGCCGGGCTGCTGGAGTGGATTATTATATCGGTGAAGATCCGTATTCTCGTTTTAATGAAGACTTGATGCCTAAAAATGATCAATATGATGAAACATCCTTAAACGAGCCTTCCTTGTTTTACAGGGTGTTGCCTCCCGAAAAATCTCAAAGTGATAACGAATTTCTAGGTAGTATAGAAACGGTTTATGAAAAAGACGGAAAAGTAGTTAAACCGGATTATATCGATTCGGACGGCTATGCCAATCAGAGATTTTGTAATCCAATGACCGGATTAGGGATGACCGGTTATGAATGTTTAGGAAAACCGGAGTGGGCGTATAAAACCGCGGTAAATAGATTTCTCGAACATTGGAAGTTTGTAAAGACAACTTTACAACAGCGTTATAATGACGGAATGAGTGGGTCGTATCGCGGATATCCCGTTAATCAGCGATTGTGGAATTATACGGGGGAATTTGCTCCTATGCTTGGAATGAGGGAGTCTTATCGGATAAAATGTGAATATATGCTGCGACAGAATGATTTGACAGAGTTGATAGACCCCGATAATTTGAAAGATTATATTGCATGTGGAAGTCATACCATTGATTTTCATATTACCCAAAATATTGATAGAAGAAAAGTTACGCTATTTAATAAAAGCATCAAGCCTTCGGGAATTCCCTACCGATGTATGATCCCCCTCGGTGTAAAGAATGTATTGATTGCCTGCAGAGCTTACGGAGCCAGTCATATCGCTCTTGCTGCGCGCCGTTTGAACAAGGATATGGCACAATTGGGATGGGCTGCCGGATTTGCTGTGAGAGAGTGTATGGAGGGTAACTTGGATGATGTGCGGTTAGTAGATGTAACGCAAATCCAGAAAAAGAGTGGCTTTAAGGAGAATGTGCAACGCTTGATGGATAAGTATAAATAA
- a CDS encoding acyltransferase family protein gives MNKNYYWIDLLRFFAAFIVLLNHSRGVFWCEYDDMQGNGKLFFYSITRMGHEAVLIFFVLSGYLVGGAAIKRIGIGTFDLKSYSINRSVRILLPLFSAILLYLITAHILNEEVNYWTCLGNLLSLQGILVPSLVGPFWSLSYEVWFYFLMGAVALLLSKRNVWTLFSLVLVLSVFAFLKPIYLLVWLIGAFAYVCQPQQRNGFLFYTSILMMMLMVLCYQFGRDSHGIGNLSFSFNIGLIELVFSLFGAIFIQQIVLMRPEHKWSNCLNYLGIKLAVFSYTLYLVHQTICLFIFKYFNMSQFDSLSWNNLLLYSLILIIVLFISWCIYCLFEKHTALVKKAINRWLLK, from the coding sequence ATGAATAAAAATTATTATTGGATTGATTTATTACGTTTTTTCGCAGCTTTTATAGTGTTATTGAATCACTCTAGAGGTGTATTTTGGTGTGAATACGATGATATGCAAGGTAATGGAAAGTTGTTTTTCTACTCGATTACGAGGATGGGACATGAAGCAGTTTTAATTTTTTTTGTATTAAGTGGCTATCTTGTAGGGGGAGCGGCAATAAAAAGAATTGGTATCGGAACTTTCGACCTGAAAAGTTATTCTATAAATAGAAGTGTACGTATTTTATTGCCATTGTTTTCTGCCATATTATTGTATCTGATAACCGCTCATATATTGAATGAAGAAGTTAATTATTGGACATGTTTAGGTAATTTATTATCATTACAAGGCATATTAGTACCTTCATTGGTGGGACCGTTTTGGAGCTTGAGTTATGAGGTTTGGTTTTATTTTTTGATGGGTGCTGTTGCCTTACTTTTGAGTAAAAGAAATGTTTGGACTTTGTTTTCTTTAGTTTTGGTTTTATCCGTTTTTGCATTTCTAAAACCTATTTACTTATTAGTGTGGTTGATTGGTGCTTTTGCTTATGTATGTCAACCTCAGCAACGGAATGGTTTTCTTTTCTATACAAGTATATTAATGATGATGTTGATGGTATTGTGTTATCAGTTTGGGCGTGATAGTCATGGAATAGGCAACTTATCCTTTTCATTTAATATAGGATTGATAGAGCTTGTTTTTTCCTTGTTTGGAGCGATATTTATCCAACAGATTGTTTTGATGCGACCTGAACACAAGTGGAGTAATTGCTTGAACTATTTAGGGATAAAGTTAGCTGTATTTTCATATACGCTTTATTTGGTACATCAAACTATTTGTTTGTTTATATTCAAGTATTTCAATATGAGCCAGTTTGATTCTTTGTCTTGGAATAATCTGTTATTGTATTCTTTGATTCTGATAATTGTTTTATTTATTTCCTGGTGTATTTATTGTTTGTTTGAGAAGCATACGGCTTTGGTAAAAAAGGCAATCAATCGATGGTTGTTGAAATAG
- a CDS encoding AAC(3) family N-acetyltransferase: MIKRLLKKILHTDNLTLYIHKRRKWVFQKIYRKKFTTHDLTDVLESMGMKEGSVVFIHSSMTEFYNFQGTAEELINSIIDIIGSSGTLLMPAYPKCKFVPERDLSNPEWIDFDVNTTPSGAGYLTEMFRKYPGVKRSINIQHSVCAYGYLADYFVSEHHLSMTAWDEHSPYYKLFLKDALIFTFGLPHLLPTVHHCTESLLRTRYTYFQHFFNSEIEYRYRDAEGNVAMQRMLFPALPRKRKKKKVIERSFDKSQYKKTKISNLHIEMFRANHLLQTLLDQAEEGKVIYKIPSSKPFMINGKLVKVTC, translated from the coding sequence ATGATAAAAAGATTGTTGAAAAAGATTCTTCATACGGATAATCTCACTCTTTATATCCATAAAAGAAGAAAGTGGGTATTCCAAAAAATATATAGAAAGAAGTTTACTACCCATGACTTGACGGATGTATTGGAGTCAATGGGCATGAAAGAAGGTTCAGTGGTATTTATCCATAGTTCGATGACTGAGTTTTATAATTTTCAGGGTACAGCAGAAGAACTGATAAATTCGATTATAGACATTATTGGCTCTTCCGGAACGCTTCTGATGCCAGCCTATCCTAAATGTAAATTTGTTCCGGAACGCGATTTGAGCAATCCGGAATGGATTGATTTTGATGTGAATACCACACCATCGGGTGCAGGATATCTGACTGAGATGTTCAGAAAGTATCCGGGTGTCAAGCGTAGTATAAATATTCAGCATTCAGTATGTGCTTATGGTTATCTTGCCGATTATTTTGTTTCCGAACATCACTTGTCGATGACGGCATGGGATGAACATTCTCCTTATTATAAGCTTTTCTTGAAAGATGCTTTGATTTTCACGTTTGGTTTACCACACCTTTTACCTACGGTTCATCATTGCACGGAAAGCCTTTTAAGAACACGATATACCTATTTTCAACATTTCTTCAATTCAGAAATAGAATATAGGTACAGAGATGCGGAAGGCAACGTAGCTATGCAAAGAATGTTATTTCCTGCGTTGCCACGCAAGCGGAAGAAAAAGAAGGTTATTGAACGTAGTTTCGATAAGTCTCAGTATAAGAAAACGAAAATATCCAATCTGCATATCGAAATGTTTAGAGCAAATCATCTGTTGCAGACTCTTTTAGATCAAGCTGAAGAGGGGAAAGTGATTTATAAAATACCTTCTTCCAAGCCCTTTATGATAAATGGTAAATTGGTGAAAGTTACTTGTTAA
- a CDS encoding GNAT family N-acetyltransferase produces MIPCWERSPEPASEDIIINLKKDFQDIEFWENVKVNELDEDIFEKFVLLKERRFKEKKQVNSFDVSASQKHRRFAQEYGRITVIRASGKFIGGLLCYKVNNKYFAVLVAFDVDFAKYSVGRTVIYLAIKKAIDEKAAEFHFLWGGSDYVTHYGGDSHLLYTTHNFRSNNLFYYICSCRIKIEVLAKRLKHISWVRSLAPYYHRLIYVFSK; encoded by the coding sequence ATGATACCCTGTTGGGAAAGAAGTCCAGAACCCGCTTCAGAGGATATTATAATAAACTTAAAAAAAGATTTTCAGGATATTGAATTCTGGGAAAATGTAAAAGTCAATGAATTGGACGAAGATATCTTTGAAAAATTTGTTCTTTTGAAGGAAAGAAGATTCAAAGAGAAGAAGCAAGTTAATAGTTTTGATGTATCAGCTTCACAAAAACACAGGCGTTTTGCACAGGAATATGGACGAATTACGGTAATCAGGGCTTCAGGTAAATTTATAGGAGGGCTATTATGCTATAAAGTCAACAATAAATATTTTGCCGTATTGGTGGCTTTCGATGTCGATTTTGCAAAGTACAGTGTGGGGCGCACTGTTATTTATCTTGCCATAAAGAAAGCTATTGATGAAAAAGCGGCTGAATTTCATTTTCTGTGGGGAGGTTCAGACTATGTAACCCATTATGGTGGCGATTCTCACTTGTTGTATACTACTCATAATTTCCGGAGCAATAATCTGTTTTATTATATTTGCTCTTGCCGTATAAAAATAGAAGTACTTGCCAAGCGTTTGAAACATATTTCATGGGTGCGTTCTTTGGCCCCATATTACCATCGCTTGATATATGTTTTCTCAAAATAG
- a CDS encoding lipopolysaccharide biosynthesis protein, translating into MTEIKQKLISGVVWESIGQFSSLGIQFIVTIVIARILTPADYGVIGLLTVFVAIANILLDSGFSQALIQKKDAGELEFSTVFFLNLTVGALLYAILYVCSPYIARFYNIPDLTGYARILFLIIPVSSFGLIQNVIIQKYLQFKKSAIVSVSASLLSGLLGIWMAYAGYGIMALVIQQLSLSFIRTVLYTALRRWKPTLKLSLAVIREMFAFSMNLMLHSLINTIMKNVYVLVIGKYYNSDEVGYYNQANRFENFSASTLTSVIMKVSFPTLVYFKDDLSRTKEAYKRIIEVTCFVIFPLMFLLICIAKPLFLLLLTEKWLPAVPYFQLLCLYGLTLPIMQISYNVYRLYKRGKLLVILDSVRHILFLLSIVMTIKYGISVLLIGQFLVMFGMSFVNMYYSGKLITYSVLEQIETILPYLILAGLIGAVIWMIPASGSSLADVCLDTILFVVGFLSLSGIFGLKAFKEFSTILRTFLRIK; encoded by the coding sequence GTGACAGAAATAAAGCAAAAATTAATTTCAGGAGTTGTTTGGGAGTCTATCGGGCAGTTTTCCTCATTGGGCATACAGTTTATTGTCACCATCGTCATTGCTAGGATATTGACTCCGGCAGATTACGGAGTCATTGGCTTGCTGACTGTTTTTGTAGCTATAGCTAATATATTGTTGGATTCCGGTTTTTCACAAGCTTTGATTCAAAAAAAAGATGCAGGCGAGCTTGAATTCTCAACTGTCTTTTTTCTGAATCTGACAGTGGGGGCCTTGTTGTATGCGATATTGTATGTCTGCAGTCCTTATATAGCACGGTTTTATAATATTCCGGATCTTACAGGCTATGCACGAATACTTTTTCTTATTATTCCTGTCAGTTCATTCGGACTGATTCAAAATGTAATTATTCAGAAATACCTTCAGTTTAAAAAGTCGGCTATTGTAAGTGTCAGTGCATCGTTGTTGTCCGGATTGCTTGGCATTTGGATGGCATATGCCGGGTATGGAATAATGGCACTGGTGATACAACAACTGTCACTGTCCTTTATAAGGACAGTGTTGTATACGGCACTTAGAAGGTGGAAACCTACGTTGAAACTCTCTTTGGCGGTAATAAGGGAAATGTTTGCCTTTAGTATGAACCTTATGTTACATTCGTTGATCAATACGATAATGAAGAATGTATATGTGCTTGTCATTGGGAAATATTACAACTCGGATGAAGTAGGGTATTACAATCAAGCCAATCGTTTTGAAAATTTTTCGGCATCGACATTGACAAGTGTTATCATGAAGGTTTCGTTTCCTACGTTGGTATATTTTAAAGACGACCTTTCCCGTACGAAAGAAGCCTATAAACGGATTATCGAAGTCACCTGTTTTGTCATTTTTCCTTTGATGTTTCTGTTAATTTGTATTGCTAAACCGCTGTTTTTACTTTTACTCACTGAAAAATGGTTGCCCGCAGTTCCTTATTTCCAACTACTTTGCTTGTATGGACTTACGCTTCCCATCATGCAGATAAGTTATAATGTATACAGGCTATACAAGAGGGGTAAATTGCTTGTTATTTTGGATTCGGTTCGTCATATTCTGTTCTTGCTTTCGATTGTCATGACTATTAAGTATGGAATATCCGTATTATTGATCGGACAGTTTCTGGTAATGTTTGGAATGTCTTTCGTAAACATGTACTACTCCGGAAAGTTAATTACTTATTCAGTGTTGGAACAGATTGAAACAATTTTACCTTATCTTATTTTGGCAGGTTTGATCGGAGCCGTAATTTGGATGATTCCGGCTTCGGGAAGCAGTTTGGCGGATGTCTGTCTGGATACTATCTTGTTTGTTGTTGGTTTTCTGTCATTGTCGGGCATCTTTGGATTGAAAGCTTTTAAGGAATTTAGCACAATCCTTAGAACGTTTTTGAGGATAAAGTAA
- a CDS encoding nucleotide sugar dehydrogenase translates to MDNIRIVVIGLGYVGLPLARLFSTKYETLGFDVNRKRVSELMNGVDSTLEVTDELLKEAIDLNGFRCTFDPDEVVEFRKNAAGSFFYIVTVPTPIDQKNRPDLTPLLKASETVGNFIRKGDIVVYESTVYPGVTEEECIPVIERTSGLEFNKDFFAGYSPERINPGDKQHTVEKIKKVTSGSTLETARKIDKLYNSVLLNGTHMAPTIRVAEASKIVENCQRDVQIAFFNELSRIFNVMGIHTNDVIEAAASKWNFIKLKPGLVGGHCISVDPYYLIEKSQVHGYSPNILIEARRVNDSMGEFVGNQVIRLMNKKGILVKDANILILGVTFKENCPDIRNTKVLDIYRVLSEYSSHITIFDPWAVAKEVKSEYGLDIVNSLPRSKYDAVVLTVCHREFLGLDIPSLCAEKSVVYDVKGCLSEEIADAAL, encoded by the coding sequence ATGGATAATATTAGGATTGTTGTGATCGGTCTTGGGTATGTGGGTTTGCCATTAGCCCGATTATTTTCTACGAAATACGAGACACTGGGTTTTGATGTGAACCGAAAACGTGTTTCTGAGTTGATGAATGGTGTTGATTCTACGTTGGAGGTAACTGATGAATTACTGAAAGAAGCCATTGATTTGAACGGATTCCGCTGTACTTTTGATCCGGATGAAGTGGTGGAGTTCAGGAAAAATGCGGCAGGTTCTTTTTTTTATATTGTGACTGTGCCTACTCCTATCGACCAGAAAAATCGTCCAGACCTGACCCCCTTGTTGAAGGCAAGCGAAACGGTTGGGAACTTTATTAGGAAAGGGGATATCGTGGTGTATGAATCTACCGTTTATCCCGGTGTGACGGAGGAAGAATGTATTCCTGTCATCGAACGTACATCCGGTCTGGAGTTCAATAAAGATTTCTTTGCCGGATATTCCCCAGAACGGATAAATCCGGGAGATAAGCAACATACGGTTGAGAAGATTAAGAAAGTAACTTCAGGATCTACTTTAGAGACAGCACGGAAAATAGATAAACTCTATAATTCGGTATTATTGAACGGTACTCATATGGCACCGACTATACGGGTGGCGGAAGCATCTAAAATAGTCGAGAATTGTCAGCGCGATGTACAAATTGCTTTTTTTAACGAACTCTCCCGGATATTCAATGTGATGGGTATTCATACGAATGATGTAATCGAAGCTGCTGCTTCAAAGTGGAATTTCATAAAATTGAAACCCGGACTGGTAGGAGGACATTGCATCAGCGTGGATCCATATTATTTAATAGAGAAGTCACAGGTACACGGGTATTCTCCCAACATATTGATTGAAGCGAGACGCGTGAATGACAGTATGGGTGAGTTTGTTGGAAATCAGGTTATCCGGTTGATGAATAAAAAAGGAATCTTGGTGAAAGATGCGAATATTCTAATTTTGGGAGTTACTTTTAAAGAAAATTGTCCCGATATCCGTAATACAAAAGTACTAGATATTTATAGAGTTCTCAGTGAATATTCCTCTCATATTACGATTTTTGACCCTTGGGCAGTGGCAAAAGAGGTAAAAAGCGAATATGGACTGGACATCGTAAATTCACTTCCCCGTTCAAAATATGACGCAGTGGTGCTTACTGTCTGCCACAGAGAATTTTTAGGATTGGATATTCCTTCCTTATGTGCTGAGAAGTCGGTTGTCTATGATGTGAAAGGTTGCTTGTCGGAAGAGATAGCGGATGCCGCTCTCTGA
- a CDS encoding UpxZ family transcription anti-terminator antagonist, with product MLASEISTLYALAHELFYLGVDDSPIYSDHFTALNREVFHRANILFHHKPSTIDEEASLCLSLLMGYNATLYDDGDKQERIHEILERCWKILDYLPASLLKCQLLVAGYAEVFDRNLLDQAHAIINTWVGREWTDTERETVEYLKSLEENPYPHWEIAD from the coding sequence ATGTTAGCATCCGAAATTTCAACCTTGTATGCTCTTGCACATGAGCTATTTTATCTGGGTGTGGACGATAGTCCCATTTATAGTGATCATTTTACAGCATTGAACCGTGAAGTTTTTCACCGTGCCAATATTTTATTTCATCATAAGCCATCGACCATCGATGAGGAAGCTTCCTTGTGTTTGTCTCTCCTGATGGGATATAATGCAACACTTTACGATGATGGTGACAAACAAGAACGTATTCATGAAATATTGGAGCGTTGTTGGAAGATACTTGACTATCTTCCTGCGTCCTTGTTAAAATGCCAGCTCCTTGTGGCTGGTTATGCGGAAGTTTTCGACCGGAATCTTTTAGATCAAGCTCATGCAATTATCAATACGTGGGTTGGCAGGGAATGGACGGATACGGAGCGTGAAACGGTAGAATATTTAAAATCTCTGGAAGAAAATCCCTATCCACACTGGGAAATTGCGGACTGA
- a CDS encoding UpxY family transcription antiterminator codes for MNKDNNYSLNWYALRVTYSRELLLKEYLDTEGIENFIPMHYEYRIKDGRRIRKLVPAVHNLVFVHTSRNRIDWIKESAGINIPIRYIMNREYRQPVIIPDVQMRNFMAVSGNYDQAVLYFEPSGLTLPKGARVRITGGLFAGVEGEFVRVCHDRRVVVSIEGVMAVATTFIHPSLVEIIPSGNL; via the coding sequence ATGAATAAAGATAACAATTATTCGTTGAATTGGTATGCGCTTCGCGTCACTTACAGCCGTGAATTACTATTGAAGGAATATCTTGATACGGAAGGTATCGAGAATTTTATCCCGATGCATTACGAATATAGAATAAAGGATGGGCGGAGAATCCGTAAATTGGTTCCTGCTGTTCACAATCTTGTCTTTGTACATACTTCGCGTAATCGTATCGACTGGATAAAAGAATCTGCAGGAATAAACATTCCCATCCGTTACATTATGAATCGTGAATATCGACAACCGGTCATTATTCCAGATGTACAGATGCGTAATTTCATGGCAGTTTCCGGGAATTACGATCAGGCTGTTCTTTATTTCGAGCCTTCCGGGTTGACTCTTCCTAAAGGAGCCCGTGTGCGTATCACAGGCGGTCTTTTTGCCGGTGTTGAAGGTGAGTTTGTACGAGTTTGTCATGACCGTCGTGTAGTGGTTTCAATTGAAGGAGTGATGGCTGTTGCCACTACTTTTATACATCCTTCTCTTGTCGAAATAATTCCATCGGGAAACCTTTAA
- a CDS encoding aminotransferase class I/II-fold pyridoxal phosphate-dependent enzyme encodes MDKRIYLCLAHMSGKEQDYIKEAFDTNWVVPLGPNVNAFEEELKHFVGQNKEVVALSAGTAAIHLGLIQLGVEAGDEVICQSFTFCASANPVTYLGAVPVFVDSEEDTWNMDPALLEEAIKDRIEKTGKKPKAIVPVHLYGMPAKIDEICAIAAKYDIPVLEDAAEALGSEFEGRKCGTFGKFGALSFNGNKMITTSGGGALVTEDEASKRETMFYATQAREAFPYYEHQKIGYNYRMSNICAGIGCGQMTVLDEHVAHHRHVHALYEKGFADVDGISLKSNPDSRFNANYWLCTILIDPEKTGTNYEEVRLKLDGKGIETRPLWKPMHLQPVYAQNPCYVNGVSEKLFDMGLCIPAGPCVTDGDVEYIVEQIKRCCNG; translated from the coding sequence ATGGACAAACGAATTTATCTTTGCCTGGCTCACATGAGCGGCAAGGAGCAAGATTATATCAAGGAAGCTTTTGATACCAATTGGGTGGTTCCACTCGGCCCCAATGTGAATGCTTTCGAGGAAGAATTGAAACATTTTGTAGGACAAAATAAAGAAGTGGTCGCTTTATCAGCGGGTACGGCAGCAATCCATTTAGGATTAATTCAGCTCGGTGTAGAAGCTGGTGACGAGGTGATTTGCCAGTCGTTCACCTTCTGTGCGTCGGCTAATCCGGTAACTTACCTGGGAGCTGTCCCGGTATTCGTGGACAGCGAGGAAGATACCTGGAATATGGATCCTGCCTTATTGGAGGAAGCGATAAAAGATCGAATTGAGAAGACGGGCAAGAAGCCCAAGGCAATTGTTCCTGTGCATCTTTACGGGATGCCTGCCAAGATTGATGAGATCTGCGCCATCGCAGCGAAATACGATATTCCTGTACTGGAGGATGCTGCCGAAGCTTTAGGCTCTGAATTTGAGGGCCGTAAGTGCGGCACCTTCGGTAAATTCGGTGCCTTGTCGTTTAATGGCAACAAGATGATCACTACCTCGGGAGGCGGGGCACTTGTAACGGAAGACGAAGCCTCTAAGAGAGAGACCATGTTTTATGCCACCCAGGCCCGTGAAGCCTTCCCTTACTATGAACATCAAAAGATCGGTTATAATTACCGGATGAGCAATATTTGCGCAGGCATCGGTTGTGGTCAAATGACGGTGTTAGACGAGCATGTCGCCCACCACCGCCATGTACACGCCTTGTATGAGAAAGGATTTGCTGACGTGGATGGGATTTCCTTGAAGTCGAACCCCGACAGTCGTTTCAATGCAAATTACTGGTTGTGTACCATCCTGATCGACCCGGAAAAGACTGGTACTAATTATGAGGAAGTCCGTCTCAAGTTGGATGGGAAAGGCATCGAAACACGTCCTTTATGGAAGCCTATGCATTTGCAGCCCGTCTACGCACAGAATCCGTGTTATGTAAACGGTGTCTCCGAGAAGTTGTTCGACATGGGCTTATGTATCCCAGCCGGACCTTGTGTGACCGACGGGGATGTGGAGTATATTGTAGAGCAGATAAAAAGGTGCTGTAATGGGTGA